DNA sequence from the Azospirillum thiophilum genome:
CCCGCGCTCCAGCTTGAAGGGGGAATGGGCTCCCAGGTTGCGCTCGAAGATCTCACCGTAGTTTCCGACCTGCACGATCGCCTGATAGGCCCAGTCGGGCCGCAGCCCGGCCTTGACCGCCACCTGCGGCAGACCGGACAGCAGCCGGCGCATCTCGCTGCTGCCGGTGATGCGCTGGAAATTGGCGTTGGCCCCGGTGACGCCGGCATCGTCGGCCAGGAACAGCGCGTACATCGTCCAGCGCACCGCCGCCATCCACATCCGGTCGGCATTCGGCGTCAGCGGCGTGATCGGCTCGCGCGAGGGCAGGGACGAGAGCTCGGGCGAAGAGCTTGCGGAGGCCAGGGGCGCGTCGGCGATCTCCATCGACCCGCGCGGCTGCTCCAGCACATGCAGCGCGGTGGTCAGCGGCGCCCGGTCGGCGCTGAGCGCCGCGCAGTCGCGGCTGAGGAAGGCTTCCAGCGCGTCGGGCCAGCCGGGATAGAGGCGCAGTTTCCATGGCCGGTCGCCGCGGGCCAGCAGCGCCTCCAGTTCGGCCTGGGTCGTGGTGCCGACCGGCACGCAGATCGTCAGCTCGCCGCTCTCCAGCGCCGACCGGCCGTCGGGCAGCCGCCATGCGGCGATCCCCTGCACGTCGTGGAAGACAGGCGGGCCGAAATCGACGGCATAGGTGGCGTCGCGCGTCAGCGTCCACGAGGTCTGGGCAAAGGAAACGTCGACATCTCCGGCGGCGACGGCGGCGAACTCCTGCGGTTTCGACAGGCGGCGGATCTCGATGGCGTCGGCCTTGCCCAGCACCGCGGCGGCCAGCGCGCGGCACAGATCGACCATGAATCCGACCGGCCGTCCGTTGTCGTCGTTGGCGGCGAATCCGGGATTGAAGGACACCCCGCAGCGCACGACCCCGCGCCGCTCGATCTCGGCCAGCACCGGGCGCTCGCCGACCGGGGGCGGGGATGCGCCCTGCTGGGCCGCGGCGGTCCCGGCAAGAGCCAGCAGCAGGCCCAGAAACAGACCCGGCAGCAGGCCCGGCGCGGCGATCACGGGCTTTCTCCCCATCCTTCTCCCCTTATCCGACGGCGCCGCTATGATACGCTCGCCGCGGTGCCGCGCAAACGATCGGGGTGCCGGGTCCTGAACATGCGGGAACGGGAATGGCGGCAGACGGCAAAACGGGCGTGGTACGGATCGGCGTCGGCGCGCGGCTGTTCGGCGCGCTCGCCTTCAACGGGTTGGTCGCCTTCCTGATCGGGCTCGGCGCCTACATCGCCTTCGACGGGCTGCATGCCGGCATCACCAAGGTCACGTCGGAACAGTTCCCCGCGGTCGTCGCCTCCGCCAAGCTGGAGCGCCAG
Encoded proteins:
- a CDS encoding transporter substrate-binding domain-containing protein codes for the protein MIAAPGLLPGLFLGLLLALAGTAAAQQGASPPPVGERPVLAEIERRGVVRCGVSFNPGFAANDDNGRPVGFMVDLCRALAAAVLGKADAIEIRRLSKPQEFAAVAAGDVDVSFAQTSWTLTRDATYAVDFGPPVFHDVQGIAAWRLPDGRSALESGELTICVPVGTTTQAELEALLARGDRPWKLRLYPGWPDALEAFLSRDCAALSADRAPLTTALHVLEQPRGSMEIADAPLASASSSPELSSLPSREPITPLTPNADRMWMAAVRWTMYALFLADDAGVTGANANFQRITGSSEMRRLLSGLPQVAVKAGLRPDWAYQAIVQVGNYGEIFERNLGAHSPFKLERGPNRPWTQGGLLYAPVFQ